A window of the Cynocephalus volans isolate mCynVol1 chromosome 10, mCynVol1.pri, whole genome shotgun sequence genome harbors these coding sequences:
- the LOC134388179 gene encoding olfactory receptor 7G2-like: protein METRNQTAVSEFLLLEVTEDPELQPLLFSLFLSMYLVTVLGNLLIILVVISDAHLHTPMYFFLSNLSFSDICLSTITFPKMLVNIQAQHSSITYTGCLTQICFVLIFSCWENFLLGVMAYDRYVAICHPLRYTVIMNPRLSVLMILLSLSISVVHSLLHSLMLLRLSFCTDPGIPLFFCDVVQVIKLACSDTLINNILIYFAACMLGGIPLSGIIFSYIHIVSSVLRMPSAGGKYKAFSTCGSHLSVVSLFYGTGFGVYFSSAFTHSSRKSAVASMMYTVVTPMMNPFIYSLRNRDVKGALRNLLSRRFSYL from the coding sequence ATGGAAACCAGAAACCAAACAGCTGTTTCAGAATTTCTTCTCTTGGAGGTGACAGAGGATCCAGAACTGCAGCCCCTCCTCTTCAGCCTGTTCCTGTCCATGTACCTGGTCACCGTCCTGGGAaacctgctcatcatcctggTTGTCATCTCTGACGcccacctccacacccccatgtacttctttcTCTCCAATCTGTCTTTTAGTGACATCTGTTTAAGCACAATCACGTTCCCAAAGATGTTAGTGAACATCCAAGCTCAGCATTCAAGCATCACTTACACAGGCTGCCTCACCCAGATCTGTTTTGTCCTGATCTTTTCCTGTTGGGAAAATTTTCTCCTAGgggtgatggcctatgaccgctatgtggccattTGTCACCCCCTGAGATACACGGTCATCATGAACCCTCGTCTTTCTGTCCTGATGATTCTCCTCTCCCTGTCTATTAGTGTTGTGCATTCCCTGCTGCACAGTCTGATGCTGCTGCGGCTGTCCTTCTGCACAGACCCAGGAATCCCCCTCTTCTTCTGTGATGTTGTTCAAGTCATCAAGCTCGCCTGCTCTGATACCCTCATCAATAATATTCTGATATATTTTGCAGCATGCATGTTAGGTGGGATACCCCTCTCTGGAATCATTTTCTCTTATATTCacattgtttcttctgttttgagAATGCCTTCAGCAGGAGGAAAGTACAAAGCTTTTTCCACCTGTGGGTCTCACCTCTCAGTTGTTTCCTTATTCTATGGGACAGGTTTTGGAGTGTACTTTAGTTCTGCATTTACACACTCTTCCAGGAAGAGTGCAGTAGCTTCGATGATGTACACTGTGGTCACTCCCATGAtgaaccccttcatctacagcctgaggaacaggGATGTGAAGGGGGCCTTGAGGAACCTCCTCAGTAGGAGATTTTCTTATCTGTGA
- the LOC134388251 gene encoding olfactory receptor 7G1-like yields the protein METRNQTGVAKFLLTEVTEDPELQPLLFSLFLSMYLVTVLGNLLIILAVISDSHLHTPMYFLLSNLSFTDICLSTTTIPKMLLNIQTQNQSITYIGCLTQVCLVLVFTGEESCLLAVMAYDRYVAICHPLRYTVIVNLRLCGLLILLSMLVSIGDALIHSLMVLQLSFCTDVEIPLFFCEVVQVIKLACSDTLINNILIYSATSIFGAIPLSGIIFSYTQIVSSVLRMPSASGKYKAFSTCGSHLSVLSLFYGTGFGVYISSAVTDSSRITVVASVMYTVVPQMMNPFIYSLRNRDMKGALRKLIGRTPSLV from the coding sequence ATGGAAACCAGAAACCAAACAGGTGTTGCAAAATTCCTTCTCACAGAGGTGACAGAGGATCCAGAACTGCAGCCCCTCCTCTTCAGCCTGTTCCTGTCCATGTACCTGGTCACCGTCCTGGGAAACCTACTCATCATCCTGGCTGTCATCTCagactcccacctccacacccccatgtacttcctTCTCTCCAATCTGTCCTTTACTGACATCTGCTTAAGCACAACTACCATCCCCAAAATGCTGCTGAACATCCAAACACAGAATCAGAGCATCACTTATATAGGCTGCCTCACCCAGGTCTGCCTTGTCCTGGTTTTCACTGGTGAGGAAAGTTGCCTTCTTGCAGTAATGGCttatgaccgctatgtggccattTGTCACCCTCTGAGGTACACAGTCATCGTGAACCTCCGCCTCTGCGGTCTGCTGATTCTGCTCTCCATGCTTGTTAGCATCGGGGATGCCCTGATCCACAGTCTGATGGTGCTGCAGCTGTCATTTTGCACAGATGTTGAAATCCCCCTCTTCTTCTGTGAAGTTGTTCAGGTCATCAAGCTCGCCTGTTCTGATACCCTCATCAATAATATCCTGATATATTCTGCAACTAGCATATTTGGTGCTATTCCTCTGTCTGGAATAATTTTCTCCTATACTCAAATTGTCTCCTCTGTTTTGAGAATGCCATCTGCAAGTggaaaatataaagctttttccACGTGTGGGTCTCACCTCTCAGTTTTGTCCTTGTTCTATGGGACAGGTTTTGGGGTGTATATTAGTTCTGCAGTTACTGACTCATCCAGAATCACtgtggtggcttcagtgatgtACACGGTGGTCCCTCAAATGATGAACCCCTttatctacagcctgaggaacaggGACATGAAGGGAgccttaaggaaactcattggTAGGACACCTTCCCTTGTGTGA